A genomic stretch from Cellulomonas sp. KRMCY2 includes:
- a CDS encoding DUF2892 domain-containing protein: MTTNVSTTDRIIRLIIAPRHWSAPSPSAWAASSGFS; encoded by the coding sequence ATGACCACCAACGTGAGCACGACCGACCGGATCATCCGTCTGATCATCGCGCCGCGGCACTGGTCGGCGCCTTCGCCCTCGGCCTGGGCAGCATCCTCGGGATTCTCCTGA
- a CDS encoding YgaP-like transmembrane domain, whose protein sequence is MVGAFALGLGSILGILLIVLAVVMAATAAVGFCPLYRLFGISTVRAAEPRR, encoded by the coding sequence CTGGTCGGCGCCTTCGCCCTCGGCCTGGGCAGCATCCTCGGGATTCTCCTGATCGTTCTCGCCGTGGTCATGGCTGCAACGGCGGCGGTCGGCTTCTGCCCGCTGTACCGCCTGTTCGGCATCTCGACTGTCAGGGCCGCCGAACCCCGCCGGTGA